From the genome of Ziziphus jujuba cultivar Dongzao chromosome 4, ASM3175591v1:
TTCTAGCAATATACAGACTGAAAAATAAAGCTGAATTACATTGATAGATCTAATATACCTTTTTGGCTTATCTGAATGGAGTAGTACGAGTACAGCTTTGGGACTGTGAAGGCGATAAAAAAACCTGTTCAAATCCAGTTGAAATGGTTAATTATCATCATATTCAAATGATAAACGATTAACaaaaatcatcaacaaaatGCTTGGTTTTAGGATAGAGAGTAGGAGTGCCTTAGTTACCTAGTGAACAAAGCCTCCATGGTGTTATAAGGTGCCCATATTCTGCTCCTAAAATGAGGATTGGAGCTACCTGTCAGCAGTATAATTGAGCTATTTTGGCTATTGActctaaaagaaagaaaagaaaagaaaggaaaagaaaaatcactGAATTTTTGTGATTACTTTGAGGGTCATGGATGGCTCTCCTGAAAATAGCTCTCTTGTCTTTGATATTGCAAGATTTATGGTAGGAAGTATCACTTTGGCCACAAGCAAAATGTCATCTTCTTTGATGATAAGTTTGGGCTTTGTTTCAGTGTTGTTCCTGTGATTATTACCAAAACCATGGATTATAACAAAAACTTGAACAACAGTGAAATAGTTAACCAGAACCATAACAAAGAGAAACTAGAGTTTTATACCTTTGGCAGATTGAGTTTGAGAAGAAAGATGCACCCAAAAACAGAAATCCTAGTTGAGAAAGAGCCGAGAAAATGCTGAAAAAAGTTACATTGAAAGGTCAATTAACTGTTTGATATGGGCATTGAATTTGAAATGGAAGGAGGagagaagcaaaagcaaaagaaagagtTACCTAAAACTAACTCCATTAGTAAAGCAAGAAGACAAAAAGAATAGAGACCCAACACCGAACCAAAGGCTCGATTTTGTGACATCTTTCCACATGATTAGATCATTCATCAATTGTCCAATTCGATTTAGACAAACTTGATCTTCTTCATCAGTTTCTACATCCACAAAATCAATCATTTCCAATACCACAATAGTCaaagaaacttgaaaaataaaaataaaataaaaactacaaaatCAGAGAAATCAGAGAATTATTTCAAACTTACTTGGAGATGAACTTGAACAAGGTACAGAAGGAACCATACTCAGCTTTTCCTTCTTGGTCCGCCCGCTCTGCCGCCTTTTCCTCGGCTTCGCAATCTCCTCCACCAAACCCTCTTCTCGAATCTCCTGCTCCGATCGTCTTCTCGACCTCCTAATATTCCTAGGCGAGGCACAACCCAACAGACCCATCTGGGTCGTTCTGCTTTTGCACCTCCTGCGAGTCCCCGCTGGTTCCATACTCTCTTCGGCGGCCATTTCGAGCCGATCGGCGAGACGGGATTTTGATTTTCGGAGAGGCGAAGGCGAGAGAAGCAGAAGCTCTTGAAGAGGGAGAGAACCAGAAGACCTGAGACACAAAGGTGAAGGAGATAGAGTTTTCTTTGGCGATGAGGGAACCAAACCCAGCGAGAGATTAGGGGATTGGTCGGGCTTGGTAGAGGACCGTGGTTCCGATCGATATGGGGGCGTCGAATCCATAAAGATTGTATTAGATTTTTGTTTGGATGAGATTTTGAAAGATTTTTACAGAGATTGTAGGATTGTGTTCTTGGGTTTTTGGGAAGGTTTTGTTGGTGCTTGAAAATGGGATTTGGGAGGTGGTCTAACTAGCCGTTATGGGGAAAGATAGGGTTAATTTGGTCTTTTcaatttggatttgaattttaacGTTTGATACAACGGTAGAAAGCCGTTTGTTTGTTACCGTTTATTGGACTTTTTTGGCTTTGAAGTGGGGTCCTTATGATGGGGTTGCCATATTTGTTTATTCGGTGATGGGCTACTTCTACAAAATATGGATATGGTCCATGTGCTTAATGACATATATCaacttattcaccaaaaaaacgtataattgatatattcccttttttctttttaaaaaaaaaaattgtgttggGAATTGGGATTCAATCATATTATCATCTTTTTGATAAATACGCATATTGCATCAATCATATTATTAAAGAAAACAATGATTGTATCACCACATATATGTTAAAActtaaagagaaagaaagaaaaaaaaaaagaaaaaaaaaagaaagaaaatagacaTTGGGAAAGTATTAGGAGCCATTTGATTCACATTTTAGTGTAATCCTCATATTTTGCATTTACAATATTGTTTTGAAAATGGACTCATGCTCATTGAAATAGTTTATaagggaattttttttaatttccttttcaaaatGTTTTGAGACGCAGACGAGTATATTATTGTAGAAGCACCATGGCAAACTTTCCCAGAGCAAAAGAAAGACAATATTTTAGACATGGAGTGGGATGGAGCGGGGCTCCAACATTATTTTAAACCATCCATATTTACTTCCtgcaaacaaaatatatatatatatagttgtatgTAATCTTTTAATATGAGGTTAGCATTAGTTAAATTGTCTTCGATCTAATATATAATTCTTTAGATGGAAATgcaaaatttaggaaaaatcaCTACAGGACCAAATCAAACTTAAATTTGATGTTGCTGTAGGAATAAAGAGGGAagctgctatatatatatatatatatatatatttgtgataaATAACTTTGAAGCTTGCTGAAATATGAGTTCAAAACTATAACAAAATGCGAGATCTGAAATTGAAGAATCAGAGTCGATCAGTTTTGATATTATATGGACAGACTAAACACTGTATAcaatgattttatatattgagTCAATGATGGGCTATAATTCACTTCATTTCGGGAAGGATTCATTTAGGTTGTTGAACTACACTTTATATGATTGgactatttcaaattttttgctCAATCCAATGTCCAATGAAACAAAGACAGTACTTGGAGAAGAGAAACCGACATAttaacatcaaaagcaaaaCGCAGGATCAGTATCTAATTATTC
Proteins encoded in this window:
- the LOC107417319 gene encoding reticulon-like protein B17 — encoded protein: MDSTPPYRSEPRSSTKPDQSPNLSLGLVPSSPKKTLSPSPLCLRSSGSLPLQELLLLSPSPLRKSKSRLADRLEMAAEESMEPAGTRRRCKSRTTQMGLLGCASPRNIRRSRRRSEQEIREEGLVEEIAKPRKRRQSGRTKKEKLSMVPSVPCSSSSPKTDEEDQVCLNRIGQLMNDLIMWKDVTKSSLWFGVGSLFFLSSCFTNGVSFSIFSALSQLGFLFLGASFFSNSICQRNNTETKPKLIIKEDDILLVAKVILPTINLAISKTRELFSGEPSMTLKVAPILILGAEYGHLITPWRLCSLGFFIAFTVPKLYSYYSIQISQKVEYLTWWLVEAWGSCSHKKIVAASAAAAFWNLSSVKTRIFTAFIFLVLLRCCRQRVVQNVEDEEAEGDQQEQQQALVVADIGGCQK